From a region of the Triticum aestivum cultivar Chinese Spring chromosome 7D, IWGSC CS RefSeq v2.1, whole genome shotgun sequence genome:
- the LOC123169068 gene encoding 26.2 kDa heat shock protein, mitochondrial: protein MASAVACKGKDIAPAGRLKSGTPLAFCSLDSPAVTAARRPYNTQAKEVSRYDDDDDYSARDLVIPSFFSQDVLDPLGAPTSMARLLSLMEDIASQTGLSSTAGAGASRLGRWVAKEDDDAVFLKVPMPGLTKEHVKVRADKNILMIKGEGEKQPWDGDDDSAVPRYNRRIEMPAADAYKMDKIKAEMKNGVLWVTLLKVKEEERKDIFHVKVE from the exons ATGGCCTCCGCCGTCGCTTGCAAGGGCAAGGATATCGCGCCGGCCGGACGCCTCAAGTCCGGTACTCCCTTGGCCTTCTGCTCGCTCGACTCCCCCGCCGTCACCGCCGCCCGCCGACCGTACAACACCCAGGCCAAGGAGGTCAGTCgctacgacgacgacgacgactacagCGCCCGCGACCTCGTCATCCCCAGCTTCTTCTCGCAGG ACGTGCTCGACCCGCTCGGCGCGCCGACCAGCATGGCCCGTCTGCTGTCTCTCATGGAGGACATCGCGTCTCAGACCGGCCTCTCCTCCACTGCTGGTGCTGGGGCGTCGCGGCTCGGACGGTGGGTGGCCAAGGAGGACGACGACGCGGTGTTCCTCAAGGTGCCGATGCCGGGGCTGACCAAGGAGCACGTGAAGGTGCGCGCGGACAAGAACATCCTGATGATCAAGGGCGAGGGCGAGAAGCAGCCCTGGGACGGCGACGACGACTCCGCGGTGCCGAGGTACAACCGCCGCATCGAGATGCCCGCTGCTGACGCGTACAAGATGGACAAGATCAAGGCCGAGATGAAGAATGGCGTGCTCTGGGTCACCCTGCTCAAGGTCAAGGAGGAGGAGCGCAAGGACATCTTCCATGTCAAGGTCGAGTAG